One Agelaius phoeniceus isolate bAgePho1 chromosome 8, bAgePho1.hap1, whole genome shotgun sequence genomic region harbors:
- the EFCAB14 gene encoding EF-hand calcium-binding domain-containing protein 14: MKKRKELNALIGLAADGRRKKSAKKGSGHRLLRTEPPASDSESSSEEDEFAGARGRCGKGDYLRCCRFCYPLCAFVVLAACVVACVGLVWMQVALKEDLDAIKEKFRTMESNQKTSFQEIPKLNEDLVQNQKQLEQIETGELGLSKIWINITEINKQISLLTSTVNHLKNNIKSAADLISLPLTVEKLQKTVANIGSTLTSVAHDVENIQTAIEEYKKSIEILQNDVKELKQLPSLPSTVVPRTEGNQTEYCKKESQALHAALEQLNNTVVMYQKLNDIKLLNVDSAIGNLSWKVTLLENSPLVVKNPEKRENSSTIVGNNATTSLKVENEDQLDSETPSNKQLKEAGTRDPQVSKLKETLQLISALTGKSENDRPIEASKNVESSQSTTAKPTDLSRVASRSAGDNTEGNGQLSHLSLPGISSIEDLQKLFEKAPADADGKLSYKDLQKLFGSTAQESQSFKEFDTDGDEKYTLKELRLALGL, from the exons ATGAAGAAGCGGAAGGAGCTGAACGCCCTCATCGGCCTGGCCGCCGACGGCCGCAGGAAGAAGTCCGCCAAGAAGGGCTCGGGCCACCGACTGCTGCGCACCGAGCCGCCCGCCTCCGACTCCGAGTCCAGCTCCGAGGAGGACGAGTTCgccggggcgcggggccgctgcGGAAA GGGAGACTACCTGCGGTGCTGCAGGTTCTGTTACCCTTTATGCGCGTTTGTCGTTCTTGCTGCTTGTGTGGTCGCGTGTGTTGGCTTAGTCTGGATGCAGGTGGCTCTCAAGGAGGATTTGGATGCAATAAAGGAGAAGTTTCGAACTA TGGAATCTAATCAAAAGACATCATTCCAAGAAATTCCTAAACTGAATGAAGATTTGGTGCAGAACCAAAAGCAGCTAGAACAAATTGAGACTGGAGAACTGGGGCTGAGTAAAATTTGGATCAATATCACAGAGATCAATAAACAG ATATCACTATTGACCTCAACAGTAAATCATCTCAAAAACAATATAAAATCTGCTGCTGACCTGATTTCTCTTCCCCTCACAGTAGAGAAACTTCAGAAG ACTGTAGCCAACATAGGTAGCACCCTTACCAGTGTGGCTCATGATGTTGAAAATATACAGACAGCTATTGAGGAATACAAGAAATCCATAGAAATACTCCAGAATGATGTG AAGGAATTAAAACAGCTGCCTTCACTTCCCTCCACTGTTGTACCAAGGACTGAGGGAAATCAGACAGAATACTGCAAAAAG GAAAGCCAGGCACTGCATGCAGCTTTGGAACAGCTAAATAATACTGTAGTGATGTACCAAAAGTTGAATGACATCAAGCTTCTAAATGTGGATTCAGCCATTGGCAACCTCAGCTGGAAAGTTACGCTGTTGGAAAACTCTCCCCTGGTTGTGAAAAAcccagagaaaagagagaacTCATCCACCATCGTG GGGAATAATGCAACTACCTCTCTAAAAGTGGAAAATGAAGATCAACTAGATAGTGAAACTCCGTCAAATAAACAACTGAAG GAAGCAGGAACTAGAGATCCTCAGGTATCAAAACTAAAAGAGACTCTTCAGCTGATCAGTGCTCTCACAGGCAAGTCAGAAAATGACAGACCCATTGAGGCATCAAAGAATG TTGAAAGTAGTCAGAGTACTACAGCAAAGCCCACAGACCTTTCAAGGGTGGCTTCAAGGTCAGCTGGTGACAACACAGAGGGAAATGGGCAGCTGAGCCATCTGTCCTTACCAGGAATTTCCAGCATCGAAG ATCTTCAGAAACTGTTTGAAAAAGCACCTGCAGATGCTGATGGAAAACTCTCTTACAAAGACCTTCAAAAGCTGTTTGGCTCCACAGCCCAAGAATCACAGAGCTTTAAGGAGTTTGACACAGATGGAGATGAGAAATACACACTAAAAGAACTGAGATTAGCATTAGGTCTATAG
- the LOC129123623 gene encoding cytochrome P450 4B1-like, whose product MKLLWLGVDVSRVLHLAAVFCLTCVLLKAIQLFHRRRELLRALADFPGHPTHWLFGHVHEFLKEEEVLDKAELWTQKYPLAHPMWFGSFSAFLVITDPDYAKVLLGRGDPKDNISYKHLVPWIGNGLLILHGPKWHQHRKLLTPGFHYDVLKPYVALMAESTNVMLDKWEKLIADGKPVELFEHVSLMTLDSIMKCAFSCHSDCQTNRKNTYIQAVYDLCHMVHQRLRIFPYHNDIIYWLSPHGFQFRKACRIAHDHTDKVIHERKESLKDEREFEKIQKKRHLDFLDILLCAKDENGAALSDEDLRAEVDTFMFEGHDTTASGISWLFYCLATHPEHQQRCREEIQGILGDRETIQWEDLGKMPYSTMCIKESLRLYPPVPGVSRQLSKPITFPDGRTLPEGSVTAISIYLIHRNPEVWKDPLVFDPLRFSPENVSGRHSHAFLPFSAGMRNCIGQQFAMNEMKVALALTLLRFELLPDPATPPLKITRIILRSKNGIHLYLKKIR is encoded by the exons ATGAAGCTCCTGTGGCTGGGCGTGGATGTCTccagggtcctgcacctggcCGCCGTGTTCTGCCTGACCTGTGTGCTGCTGAAAGCCATCCAGCTGTTCCACCGGCGGCGGGAGCTGCTGCGGGCGCTGGCCGACTTCCCCGGGCACCCGACCCACTGGCTCTTCGGCCACGTCCACGAG TTTCTCAAGGAGGAAGAGGTGCTGgacaaggcagagctgtggaCACAGAAGTACCCACTTGCTCACCCTATGTGGTTTGGGAGTTTCTCAGCATTCCTGGTTATCACTGATCCCGACTATGCCAAGGTTCTGTTGGGCAGAGGAG ATCCCAAGGATAACATCAGCTATAAACACCTTGTCCCATGGATTG ggaatgggtTGCTGATCTTACATGGGCCCAAGTGGCACCAACACAGAAAACTCCTGACCCCAGGCTTTCACTACGACGTCTTGAAGCCGTACGTGGCCCTGATGGCAGAATCTACAAACGTGATGCTG GATAAGTGGGAAAAGCTGATAGCAGATGGGAAGCCAGTGGAGCTCTTTGAGCACGTCAGCTTGATGACTCTCGATAGCATCATGAAATGTGCCTTCAGTTGTCACAGCGACTGCCAGACCAACAG GAAAAACACCTACATCCAGGCTGTCTATGACCTCTGCCACATGGTGCACCAGCGCCTCCGCATCTTCCCCTACCACAATGACATCATTTACTGGCTCAGCCCCCATGGGTTTCAGTTCAGGAAGGCCTGCAGGATCGCTCATGACCACACAG ACAAGGTGATCCATGAGCGAAAGGAATCCCTTAAAGATGAACGGGAATTTGAAAAGATCCAGAAGAAGAGACATTTGGACTTCTTGGACATTCTGCTGTGTGCCAAA GATGAGAATGGAGCTGCACTGTCTGATGAGGACCTGCGTGCTGAAGTGGACACCTTCATGTTTGAGGGCCATGACACGACAGCCAGTGGCATCTCCTGGCTCTTCTACTGCCTGGCAACCCACCCTGAGCACCAGCAGCGCTGCAGGGAGGAGATCCAGGGCATCCTGGGGGACCGGGAGACAATCCAGTG GGAGGACCTGGGCAAGATGCCTTACAGCACCATGTGCATCAAGGAGAGCCTGCGCCTCTACCCGCCCGTGCCCGGCGTGTCCCGGCAGCTCAGCAAGCCCATCACCTTCCCCGACGGGCGCACCCTGCCCGAAG GCAGCGTCACTGCAATAAGCATTTACCTCATTCACAGAAACCCTGAAGTATGGAAAGATCCtttg GTGTTTGACCCTCTGCGTTTTTCCCCAGAGAATGTCTCTGGCAGGCACTCTCATgcctttctgcctttttctgcTGGAATGAG gaacTGCATCGGGCAGCAGTTTGCCATGAACGAGATGAAGGTGGCGCTGGCTCTGACCCTGCTGCGCTTTGAGCTCTTGCCCGACCCTGCCACGCCTCCCCTCAAGATAACTCGGATCATCCTTCGCTCCAAGAACGGGATCCACCTGTACCTAAAGAAAATCCGCTGA